A window of the Tachyglossus aculeatus isolate mTacAcu1 chromosome 2, mTacAcu1.pri, whole genome shotgun sequence genome harbors these coding sequences:
- the LOC119921994 gene encoding olfactory receptor 51E1-like, protein MATPNGSDSSATFFILIGIPGLEAAQFWLAFPLCSLFLVAVLGNGILVYVVGTEPGLREPMYLFLGMLSTVDALLATAAMPRMLGLFWFNSTAIAFDTCLVQMFAIHSLSAIESSILLAMALDRYVAICHPLRHATLLTPSRVAKLGVAAVVRGVALMAPLPVFLRHLPFCDSKVLSHSFCLHQDVMKLACADITTSVVYGLVVIVSAIGLDALLVSLSYALILRAALRLSREARLKALATCVSHAGAVFLFYAPFIGLSVIHRSGHRVSSSLHVVLANVYLLVPPVLNPVVYGIGTTRIRQRILRVFHSVPRDSSA, encoded by the coding sequence ATGGCGACCCCCAATGGGAGTGACTCAAGCGCCACCTTCTTCATCCTCATCGGCATCCCAGGGCTGGAGGCAGCTCAGTTCTGGCTGGCCTTCCCGCTGTGCTCACTCTTCCTGGTTGCCGTCCTGGGCAACGGCATCCTCGTCTACGTGGTGGGCACGGAGCCGGGGCTCCGGGAGCCCATGTACCTGTTCCTCGGGATGCTGTCCACTGTGGACGCCCTCCTGGCCACGGCCGCCATGCCCAGGATGCTGGGCCTCTTCTGGTTCAACTCCACGGCCATCGCCTTCGACACCTGCCTCGTCCAGATGTTTGCCATCCACTCCCTGTCGGCCATCGAGTCCTCCATCCTGCTGGCCATGGCCCtggaccgctacgtggccatctgccatcCGCTACGCCATGCCACCCTGCTGACCCCGTCGCGGGTGGCCAAGTTGGGGGTGGCCGCCGTGGTCCGAGGTGTGGCCCTCATGGCCCCTCTCCCCGTCTTCCTCCGCCACCTGCCCTtctgtgactccaaagtcctctcccactccttctgcctgcaCCAGGACGTCATGAAGCTGGCCTGCGCCGACATCACCACCAGCGTGGTCTACGGCCTGGTGGTCATCGTCTCTGCCATTGGCCTCGATGCCCTGCTCGTCTCCCTCTCTTACGCCCTTATCCTGCGGGCAGCCCTGCGGCTCAGCCGGGAGGCCCGGCTCAAGGCCCTCGCCACCTGCGTGTCCCACGCCGGTGCCGTCTTCCTCTTCTACGCACCCTTCATTGGCCTGTCTGTGATCCACCGCTCTGGTCACAGAGTCAGCTCTAGTCTGCACGTCGTCCTGGCCAACGTCTACCTTCTGGTCCCTCCCGTGCTCAACCCCGTGGTCTATGGGATCGGCACCACGCGGATTCGCCAGCGGATCCTGAGAGTCTTCCACTCGGTCCCCCGGGATTCGTCCGCCTAG